The DNA window aggtcatcaagcttgttTGGCACCTCTGTCCGCTGAGCTCGCTTGCTAAAGGTATTTGGATGTCCTCTATATTCTATGACAATCACTGGAAAGTGTgaaataaatatatgatttttataaATGCTCACATGGAAGGGAAGATATGTTCATAAACGAAATGATATGGTGACTGTGGGTAtctgattatttttcctttacttcatttgtgtgtgcatgtgtgtacgtacatgtgtgtgtgtgtgtgtgtgtgtgtgtgtgtgtgtgtgtgtgtgtgttcccacacCTGTACAGGCTGCAAAACATCCACATGTTGGCCAGAGGATAAGTTGTGgtgagttagttctctcctcccaccatgtggatctctggggactgaacttaggtcctcagttTTGGTGGCAAGTGACCTCATCCAGTGAGCGACCTCACTAGCCCTGGATGCTTAACTACAACCACAAAGCTGAATCCATGAAAGGGGCTGTGGAGAAGTGGGGGCAGGGCCTCAACAGACAAAGAATGGCAGAGACACTCTGTGACATAATCTGGAACCAAAGACTGAGCATTGGGAACACTGGGGATGTTGGGGCGATATGTTGGATACACTGGTGATGTACTGAGAATACACTGGGGGGTAGGGCGACTGTGATAAAACTATGATAAACATTGCTTTCTGTGGAATATCATGTTAATACAGATGATGAATAGCATGGAAATAAAACACAGCTACCTGTCATAATTGCAGGAGAGAAAGGAACACctcactagaaaacaaaaacaaaaaacaaacaaaaacaaacaaacaaaacaacaggctAAGGACGTGTCTGGCTGCTCAGCtgctaaacagagaaacagcTGTTATGAGAGAAGCtcagggacaaggaggagaatatTCAGGCAATGGTGCAAGCAGATTGTATTCACAAGTGCATCTAGGAAGGGATCTATCTGACTCAAGTGAGCTGGTGGGAAGGTGTGCAAAAGAGACCCCAAGCTTCAAACCAGATGGAGGTCCCAAGACTGAGAGGGGTAGTGGACACAGGATCCCACCCCTCAGCAAGGAGGTGTTTGCAACTGTCACTCACTGGCAAAGGGAaagatcagttttctccagtggagtgttGCTGGGTCTATCCGCTGCACTCCCCGGTATGCTCCGTGCCCAGAAATAGTTGACCAACACAGAACAAACGGTTTCGTTTCAtaactgttttgtcttatttggtcttttgcttatttgttttgattttcatttcatttttggagggagagagagggggagagaatataaagttgggtgggtcGGGAGGTGGGGAgattctgggaggagttgagggaggggagacATCAGGGGATGGCTAATACATGGTTTGCTGGCATCAGAAATCTGATCATTACTCAAGGTCGGGGCTGCAGAGGTAGGGAGGGAATTTGTTCTCAGGCTCGGCCAGTCCCAAAGTTTTTAGGgacaccccagcccccacccccacccctgcttcagGCAAGGCAAGACTAGATCGCCTTTGTTTGGGCATGGCTTCTACCCTTGTCAGCTTTAGGAGTGGGAGTGGCCTGGTTTCCTCAGGCTGTTAGACCCTGAAGCATCTTAAAGGTGCAGGTCCATAATCTAACACAAGCCAGCCCCATGGATAATATCAGAAGGACTACTTGggactgaagagaaagagaaatgcatCCGAGATACCACATGGATAAAGTAATGCTAACACGTTTCTTAAGAAAAAGAGGaactaagaaacagaaaagacgACAGCATTGTATCACACACCTGAGCTGCCCCAGGCAGGAAGTCTCATGTTGAAGAAGTCTAAGCATTAACACAGGCTGACAGGTAACAGCTGCCTCCAACAGAATGTCTAGCAGCAGGGAAAACATGCTTTCCTCTGGGAGATCCTCCTAGTATCCACCATGACATCTCTAAGAGAGGAGAGAGTTGGtgtatttattactttatttagtctttatttgtggtgtgtgtgtgtgtgtgtgcgcaaacacatacattcacatgttCACCTCACGTAGTGCAAATGGCCATGGAGGCCATATGAGGGTGATAGATTCCCCTGGAGACATGGGGAAAGCTGGACTCCTCTGGAGAGCAGtgagcgctcttaactgctgagctgatGTATTTGTACGCCAGTGCCTGGAAGTCAGGGATGGATGGGAAGAATCATCGCTGCCATGCTTCAGTTTGCATGATGAgctgcagagaccagaaaaggttCCCAGCTAAAGGGCTTCAGGCAGGTTGATGGAAACTGAGCCGATCAGGGAAAGTGTACAGGGATAAGATCACGTCTCAGGGGACTAGGCAGAGACAACATGATGTaatggttagctttaattgtcagtTGGACACAACCTAGAAGAAGAGCCTTTACAAGGGATTGTCTGCTTTGGGTGGGCTTGAAGGAACGTCTGCAGGGAACGTCTTAAGTCAGTTGAGGCGTCCTAATGTGGGCAGCAGCGTTCTCGAGGCTTGGGTGACCGTGGAAGAGTAGGAAAAGCTAggcatgtgtgcatttatgtagTCTTTCTTTTGGATGTGATGTGATCAGCCGCCTCAAGCTCTTGCCTTGATTTCCCTTAGTAACGAGCTGTaacccagaactgtgagccaaataacccCTTTTCCCCtcaacttgcatttttttttccaggatgcTTTATTGAGCAACAGGAGGCAAGAATCCCTAACCAGGGACCGAGGGCTGAGGACAGGAGTGTGGCTGTGTAAACAAGAGAGCCTGAGCTCTCAAGACCAGCAATTGGAAAAGGACAGGCACGGCCACCTGCACCTGTAATGGAGGTAATGGAGGTAATGGAGgtaatggagacaggaggatgtcaGAATTTTCAGGTTGCCAGCCTTGCTGAAAAACACTGAACTCCAAGTTCTGTTTCAAAGGAATAAAGAGGAGAACTATAGAGGAGGATAccaatgtcttcctctggcctccaagtgtATGTAtcaacacacatgtgtacatcacacacacacacacacacacacacacacacacacacacacacacacacatacacacacatacacacgcatacacactcCTCTGATCTcagcaagaaagacagagaaaattaaTGGAAAACACTCAGGTTCTGAATGCATCCCATATCTGTTAACTATATTGAAGTAGTGTTAAGGTGAGAGACAACCATGAGCCCTAAGCCCAGTGAAACCTGAAAGCCAGAGAGCCAGTCCCATTGTGATAGTTAGCTTTAATTGTTAATCTGACAtaacctagagtcacctaggaaaaGAGTGTCAATGAGGGACTTCCtacattgggttggcctgtgagcatgtgtgtgggggaCTCTCTTAATGAACAGATGTGGGAATATCCAGCCCACCatggatggcaccattccctatgCAGGCGTCCTAAACTGTATGAGTGGAGAAATTGAGCTAAGCACCAGCAAGCGAGGGAGTGAGCATACAGGCATGCATTTCTGTCTGTTCCTGACTGTTGATGTGACGTGACCAGTTGTCTCAGGCTTCTGCCATCCTGACTGTCCTGTGATGTCCGGTGATGGACTGTCAGCTGGAATGTGAGGCAAAATATGCCCTTTTCTTCCTTGAGGTGCTTTTTGTCAGagcattttatcatagcaacagaaatgaaacttggAGACACAAGGAGGACGAGGAATCTCAGAGCACTGTCAACATACTAAGGCCAACAGGCAGGAAGAGGAGCTGGCATGAGCCTGAGACACGTCTGTCCAACTGTCAGAACAGCgtggaagcagaagctgagatGAGCTGGCTCTCAGCTGGCAGTGCACGGGGTTGCAGACTTCTTGCAGATCCAGAACTTTTGGAGTTCACATTTGGAGTCATTCCAGCCATCCCCAGCAAATTCCACACAGTCTTCTTTCCCAACGTTGTTGGGCTCTCCTCTATTCCAATACTTCTGGAATCTGGATAGTCAGTTAATAAAACATTAGTTTGCTGCAGTGGCATGCTGTGAACCATGTTCTTAGCTTTCTGGAACTCAGTGTCTCACATCCCCCAGAATGCATATGGTGGATGGGCCTTGTTCTGAATCCAGGGACACACCTGAGTAGGGCGGCTTTGAATTCTGACTCTGGTTATATTTTATATTGAGAGAGCGTGGTTTTCAAATGTAAACCAACCAATCTGGACTCCACTTCCTTACTGGGTTCTTGCACTCTGGACAGCAGTGCACCTACCCCATGCCAAGCACCAGACAGCTCGGGGTCAGGACCCTGAAATGGCAAACTAATAGATACTAAGCCTGTCCCTCCTGTCCCCCTGCATGGACACCAAAGTCCATATGTGCTCTTTCCATTGTGTGCCCCTCCCGAATATTCTGGCTTATTGTGGTTCTTTCCCATCATCTCTCGTCAGGCTGCGGGATCTGGGAGCATCTTTATAAACTACCTTTAAGCTATCTTTGtcctccctccatttcctcccctacctcctttccccttccttcctccccatttccttcctttttacttttcctttccaaagactttttgagacagggtctcatgtagcccaggctggctcggaactcaatatgtagctgaagataacattgaacttctgattcttctcctgataactcccaagtgctggggttacaggcatggagCACATACCAgattatgcagtgctggggatggaacccatggCTCCATCATGCTACTGTATAAACACACTTATGTACCCAACCCAGCATGCCATCTTCCCTTGGTAATAGTCCCCTTACTCAGGGGCcttactttattttgtattttctattaaCCCACACCCCTCAGGGGGAgcttctcttgctctttcctgGGGGGATTCATTATGTACATGGACAGGAAGATCTCCTTCCTTCAGCAAATGTGGGCAGCTCTTATTCCTAAGGGTCCAGGGAGAGGGGAGTGAGCCCCAAACAGCTCAAGTCAGAGCATCAAagacctgtctccaccccactcTAACGGTTGCTCCCTTTTCCTGGATCTACCTGGATGCCAGAGGTGAGCCATCCACCCACAGCCATGTGGCTTCCTTCTTCAGGTCTGACAGCCCCATCCAGGTTGGTCCTTTAGCCTTAGAGGTCTGCTGCAGGAAGGtctggaggggaagaggaggagtcaGGGAAACCTCTTCTCCCACTTTCAGCTCGTGCCTCCACAAACTCTCGCAGGAAGTTCTGCTTGTAaccccatctctcccttcctcttttccaggCCATGGGCACTCATGTGTGCTCCGATGATATTAGCTCTTTTTACATCTGGAGACCATGGGCACATGCACTCTGGCACAGGGTGATACCCCGCTGGCTGgatgtggaggcacatgcctttaatctcagaactccacagcatctctctgagttccagatcagccatggctactgagtgagatcctgtctaaaaacaataacactatattttaaaaaaggaaacacacagctGGCCTCTCCACCTACATCTGCTAATGTTGCAGGATCTCTCTTAAGAattcctgccgggcggtggtggcgcacaccttaaatcccagcactcgggaggcagagccaggcggatctctgtgagttcgaggccagcctgggctaccaagtgagttccaggaaaggtgcaaagctacacagagaaagcctgtcttgaaaaaacaaaacaacaacaacaacaaaagaactctAAGTAAGTCAATAGAATTTCCTCATGACTGCCCTTCATGTGCTGGAAGCAGATCATACTAATTCATGGTTGCTTAAGAGGTATGGCCCTTCTTTTTAGTTCTTCAGTGACACTTCATTATAAATTTGATATTACCCATGGTGAGAATATTTACACCCGGGGAATTGGCAAGCACGTTGTGTGTGAGAgttgatatatgtatgtatgagtgtgtacctcatatgtatatgtgggtacgcatgccacagcacatacaTAGAGGTCAGGGGATAACTTATggaggtttgttttttctttctaccatgggggaatcaaactcagggagCCAGGCTttacagcaagcatctttacctgctgagccatctcatcccattcctcctttttctttggaTTTGAACCTCAAGCTTGTGATGCTGCCCCACACcaggacttaatttttttttaaattttaattgcgTCTACTTATATGTCTGTTTGGATGGGTCATGCGTATGCCACAGTGCAGGTATGtctgtcagagaacaacttaaaaGAGTCAGTTGTTTCCTTTCACCAcgtgggtcctaggaattgaactcaggctgtgaagcttagtggcaagcacctttgtcTCCTGAGCTATCAGCCTGCATACCAAGACTTTTGTCTCTCAGAGAGCAGGTGGCTAAATACTGACCAGCACAGAGATGATATCTACTGCATTTCAGGTGTCTCCCAAACACTCACCAATATTTAGTACATGATTCTGTGCTGAGGGCTTGGAATCCCCCCATTTCAACTCGTTACTTCTTTCCCTCACGTAACTCTGGCAAACTGTCTTAATCCCAGGGGGTCAGGAGCCAGGTGTACGGTCAGACCGGGACGGCATCCCACCAGATGTACCTGCTCTTCATCACTTTCGATGATGACCAGCTGAGCCTCCACTTCCTGGCAAGCCTTGACAGCATTGTTCCAGTTCCGCTGGGACTTGGAGAAGAAGTAACAGTTTCCTAGGAGGAACGTCCAGTCCCAGGGGCAGGGACGACACCTTTCTAGACCTAGAGAAGGCCCTAGCTGGAGAACTGGGTCAGAGAGGCCTCCACTGTGCCTGACCTTGAATGAGAATGATCAGCAGGAATCCAGCCAAGAACAGGAAggagagcagctgcaggaccaagGGGGTTTGGCTGTATCTCAGGCATCCTGCCAGAGAAAAAGTGGACTTTTAAGTATGATTATGTTCCTGCCTTATGCTGATTCCAGAACAAGTAATCAGCATCCTCCTCCCACCGGCCGTGAATCCAGACTCTCAGATTCCACCCCCATATGGTCCGTGATTTCATTTTGTTGGCTTCAGTCTCCTCATGGTCTGTGACTTCCTGCTCCATATTACACTTTTCTACACCCTCGATTCCCTACCCTAGTTTCCTCAGGACCCTTAATTTCTTGCTCTACCATCTATCATCCTAGGACCATCAATTCCCTGTCCCAACTTCCACCTCTCCATGGCCCACGATTCTCTTCCCTGGCCTTCTCTTCCCACAGCTTGTGATCTCTCCCCTAGCCACCTCCCCCAATGTTCCCCGTGGCCCATGATTCCCTGCTCCAGTCTCTATCTTCCCGGGAAAGAGAAGTTTAGAGTTCTAGCTTTCAGCTCTTTTTAAGACCCACTCTGGGGAAGGCTTTCCACTTTGCCTCAGCCCCTCACCCTGCTGTACCTGCCAAACTCTTGATTCCAGAATTTGATCGTAGTCTGGAGCTTTTTCTAGAACACATGGTACCACTGACCATCCACTCTTCATCCTCTGAGGGAACACAGTTCTAGTCAGAGCCTGGGCAGGCTCAACTCCAAGCCGCCCCAACTGGTTTCCTTCACCATGCTCCCACATCCCAGGCCAGACTCACCCACAGAACCCAGCTGCTGCATCCTGGCTTCCGTGGAGCCACTCATGATCACCGCTGTCCCCTGGTGCCTGGGACTGCTGGAAACCTCAGCTTTTATCAGCTAGTGTTCTCTAAATGTCCTTTCGGtcaggaaggggaaaaaaggaagccCATGAATTGAGGAAGAGCCTGAGGGAGGGACTGCACCTTTCACATGGCCTGTCTTGTGCCAGATAACTAATggctgaggttttttgttttgttttgtttttttgcggGGGTGGGAGTTGGAAAGTTTGGGGTTCCATAGCAGAACAATCTGATGTGTTCATGGTGTGATCAAATTATGAGTGCCTTTTCAAAGCCAATAACTTACACAATAAATCCATTTTGTTATGCCCTTTCCACCTATGCCGAGTGTAGGAGAGCAACACCCCATCTTTCAAGTTCCTCTGTCCCCCCCCTGCCCCCTGATGCCAGGCTGTCTTGCTTTGCGGGCTCCTGATTCATGGACATTTCTGCTGATTTTGTTGTTCTCATGTTCCTGTCAATTGAGTGCCTGCCGCTGCCAGGACATCTGACTACTGGGTGGACTCATTCCTCAAACCTTTCCACATTGTGATAGCTGAGGAACTTCACAACCAGATTAGGTAACTTCTAACAGTAGTCACACAGCTGGTTCATGGtgaagctgggatttgaactgggACAGTCCACCTCTATGTTGTGAACCAAGGGGAATCAAATAGTTCTAAGGAGGAATTAAAAAGTTCCCTAGATGTGTCAGAATCGTAGAATTTTGTAAAACcaagctggtgagatggttcactgggtaaagtgcttggtctacagcatgaagatctgagttcataTCTCAGCACTCAAGTAGAAAGCCAGAGTGGCatcacacacctgtaactccagcgtTGTGGGGAGTGGATGGTCATGGAGCTCATTGTTCCACAAACCTAGTCAacttgatgagttccaggttcactgagagatcctgtctcaaaacatggaTGGGTGAGAGGTGGAGGATGACACTGATATAAGCCTAATGCACATACTTGTACCAACAtgtatatgcaacacacacacacacacacacacacacacacacacacacacacactataaccATAGCTAAAAGACACATggaacataaaagaagaaaagagactgAGAGGTTAGCAGGAGAATAAGGGTAATCTTGGGAGTTGGAGAGAAGAGGGTGATGTGGAAAAAACTCAGAGTAATAGGACTAATTATTAAGGCTTTGCTAATAGATTTACTCAGGAGATATTCAATCACATAAAGTAGAATTTGGCTAAGGGAGGCCACCTCTAAAATACCTCAGAGATGAGTAACATGCTAACCAGGCCTGTTAGAGATAAGCTAAATTCATGATTCTAGGGTATAGAAATGTTTGTTCACCAGGGTCATCAGCCATCAGACTCCATTCTTGGAACAAAGGAGACAACCCTGACCTACAACAGCCATGAAGTCCATCCCCATATCAACGCCTCTATGGTTGCTCAAGGAGGCAGCACAAAGTGACAGCCAGTGTTAAGTCCTGACCTGCCTTAAAGCCCCTTGCCCTCTCCTTGAGAAAAGCATAATTCTGCCAGATGGGCAAGATGATCCCAGGCAACAACTGTTTGAAAAGAACAGCACTGATGCAGAATTACAGAGATAATTCTAGCAGTATCTCAGCTGTGTGAGACTCCCATTGGCCTAAGTGGAGACCTGCAGTACCCTGTTGTCACTCCCACCAATTAAGAATAAGACCACGACCACAGtttaaagtgaaatttaaagtaagctttaattaaatactggccaggtggatgggctctggccaggtccatgcCCAGGTCcctgggaaatggcccagaaTTAAGTAGAGCaagggcttaagaaggaaaacccatgatttattgcatttcccatcaggtccaatcaggagcAAGCATGCATCCTGACATATCTCCAGCTTCCATCCAATCAGGAGCAAGCATACATCTTGACTATTTCCTGCCTATGTACCCCCTGCCCACATGTAgtcaagcacatctggtgcagacgtgtcaaacaaacttgtttaggggagtaaAAAATGCGTGGCTTGTCAtcatagcctccagcatttcaggaactatctatCCTTGGACAagaggcttgcagatcagaggcatttttgtttcatggatcttttatgcatagtaattaaaattgaaaatgtaacTTTGACCCTTATATTGCCCCCTTGAGTTATATCCTGAGTCAAATCCTTGACTCTATCATGGGTACCTGTTTATAT is part of the Onychomys torridus chromosome 17, mOncTor1.1, whole genome shotgun sequence genome and encodes:
- the LOC118569072 gene encoding CD209 antigen-like protein B, producing MSGSTEARMQQLGSVEDEEWMVSGTMCSRKSSRLRSNSGIKSLAGCLRYSQTPLVLQLLSFLFLAGFLLIILIQVLQLGPSLGLERCRPCPWDWTFLLGNCYFFSKSQRNWNNAVKACQEVEAQLVIIESDEEQTFLQQTSKAKGPTWMGLSDLKKEATWLWVDGSPLASRFQKYWNRGEPNNVGKEDCVEFAGDGWNDSKCELQKFWICKKSATPCTAS